GATGGCGGTGGCCCCAGTCCGCGGCGGTTGTCCGTCGGTCTGGACCGCGACCGCCTGGCCATGCTGCTGGCCGTGCTGCATCGGCACGCGGGCGTGGCCTGCTTTGACCAGGACGTGTTCGTCAACGCCGTGGGCGGCGTGCGCATAGGCGAGCCGGCGGCCGACCTGGCGGTGCTGCTGGCCATCACCTCCAGCCTGCGCGCCAAGCCCCTGCCCAAGGGTTTCTTCGCCTTTGGCGAGGTGGGCCTGGCCGGCGAGGTGCGACCGGCCCCGCGCGGGCAGGAGCGGCTCAGGGAGGCCGCCAAGCTCGGCTTCACCGTCGCCGTCGTGCCCAAGGCCAATGCACCCAAGAAACCCATTGCGGGCCTGAGCATCCACGCCGTGGACCGCGTGGAGCAGGCCCTGGACGCGGTGCGCACCCTCGCCTGAGCCATGGCGCTGCGCCGCTTTGCCGCCCCGCTGGCGCTGGCCGCGCTGATCGCGCTGTGCTGGCGCGCCTGGGGCTGGCCTGGCGTGCTGGCCGGCGCGGGCGGCGCGCTGCTGTGGCTGCTGCTGCACTTCACGCGCCTTATGCACGTCATGCGCCGCGCGGCGGCGCGCCCCATGGGCACGGTGGCCAGCGCGGTGATGCTGCATTCCCGCCTGCGCCGCGGGGTCAATCTGCTGCATGTGGTGGCGCTTGCGCAGGCGCTGGGCGAGCGCCTGGGCGCCGAGGGCGAGCAGCCCGAGCGCTGGGCCTGGCGCGACGCTGGCGGCGCGCGCGTGGTCTGCGAATTCTCCGCCGGGCGCCTGACGCACTGGCACATCGAGCGCGCCGAAACCGGCGCCA
This portion of the Comamonas flocculans genome encodes:
- a CDS encoding glycerate kinase, giving the protein MALRRFAAPLALAALIALCWRAWGWPGVLAGAGGALLWLLLHFTRLMHVMRRAAARPMGTVASAVMLHSRLRRGVNLLHVVALAQALGERLGAEGEQPERWAWRDAGGARVVCEFSAGRLTHWHIERAETGASPRGS